Proteins co-encoded in one Dethiosulfovibrio salsuginis genomic window:
- a CDS encoding LamB/YcsF family protein has translation MSKIDLNSDLGESFGAYQMGRDDQVLASVSSANVACGFHAGDPMVMVKTVKLAAQQGVAVGAHPGYPDLVGFGRRAMKCSPEEVYCDCLYQIGAIDGACRAQGIELQHVKPHGAMYNTAAKDLDMALAIAQAVKDIRPNLILMGLAGSLFERAAEQLGIPFASEAFADRAYMADGSLVPRTMKGAVIHDGQEAARQVISMVTTGKIKAIDGTEISMKPHSICLHGDTPEAVEMAATVRRMLAEQGVEITNLKEVLDL, from the coding sequence TTGAGCAAAATAGACCTTAACAGCGACCTAGGGGAGAGCTTCGGGGCCTACCAGATGGGAAGGGACGACCAGGTCCTGGCGAGCGTGTCCTCCGCCAACGTGGCCTGCGGCTTCCACGCCGGAGACCCTATGGTGATGGTCAAGACCGTCAAGCTGGCGGCCCAGCAGGGCGTCGCAGTAGGGGCCCATCCTGGCTATCCCGACCTGGTGGGATTCGGCAGGAGGGCCATGAAATGCTCCCCGGAGGAAGTCTACTGCGACTGTCTCTACCAGATAGGGGCCATAGACGGAGCATGTCGAGCTCAGGGGATAGAGCTCCAGCACGTCAAACCCCACGGCGCCATGTACAACACCGCCGCAAAGGACCTGGACATGGCTTTAGCCATAGCCCAGGCGGTGAAGGACATAAGGCCCAACCTGATACTGATGGGCCTTGCTGGATCGCTCTTCGAGAGGGCGGCGGAGCAGCTTGGGATACCTTTCGCCTCCGAGGCCTTCGCAGACAGGGCCTACATGGCCGACGGCTCACTGGTCCCCAGGACCATGAAGGGAGCGGTCATACACGACGGCCAGGAGGCTGCGAGACAGGTCATATCCATGGTCACGACGGGGAAGATAAAGGCCATAGACGGCACGGAGATATCCATGAAGCCCCACTCCATCTGCCTCCACGGCGACACACCGGAGGCCGTCGAGATGGCCGCCACTGTCCGCAGGATGCTCGCGGAGCAGGGAGTCGAGATAACGAATCTAAAGGAGGTTCTCGATCTATGA
- a CDS encoding putative hydro-lyase: MKASDYRDWSPASVREIIRSGEWTAPTPGMCAGHVQANMIVLPKDWAYDFMVFAQRNPTPCPILDITEPGGKEARIMAPGSDVAKDIPRYRVWKDGLLVDEPTDVSSYWKDDLVAFLLGCSFSFESALMEAGIPIRHIEENRNVPMYVTSIQCRPAGRLSGPMVVSMRPIPASQVPRAVLCTGRFPGVHGAPVHVGDPEAIGIKDISKPDFGDSVTIKPGEVPVFWGCGVTPQAALMASKPPFAITHAPGHMMILDPKDSDLAVF, encoded by the coding sequence ATGAAAGCCAGCGACTACAGAGATTGGTCACCTGCGTCGGTCAGGGAGATAATCCGATCGGGAGAGTGGACCGCCCCCACACCGGGGATGTGTGCGGGCCACGTCCAGGCCAACATGATAGTCCTGCCGAAGGACTGGGCCTACGATTTTATGGTCTTCGCCCAGAGAAACCCGACCCCCTGCCCTATACTGGACATAACCGAGCCAGGGGGCAAAGAGGCCAGGATAATGGCCCCTGGCTCCGACGTGGCGAAGGACATACCTCGCTACAGGGTATGGAAGGACGGCCTTCTCGTCGACGAGCCCACCGACGTATCGTCCTACTGGAAGGACGACCTGGTGGCCTTCCTCCTGGGGTGTTCCTTCTCCTTCGAGAGCGCCTTGATGGAGGCTGGAATACCTATCAGACACATAGAGGAGAACAGAAACGTCCCTATGTACGTCACGTCGATACAGTGCCGCCCTGCCGGTCGGCTCTCCGGCCCTATGGTGGTCAGCATGAGGCCCATACCGGCGAGCCAGGTTCCCAGGGCGGTTCTCTGCACCGGCAGGTTCCCAGGGGTACACGGAGCTCCGGTACACGTAGGAGACCCGGAGGCCATAGGGATCAAGGACATATCCAAGCCCGACTTCGGCGACTCTGTGACCATAAAGCCCGGCGAGGTTCCCGTGTTCTGGGGCTGTGGGGTTACCCCCCAGGCGGCACTGATGGCCAGCAAGCCCCCCTTCGCCATAACCCACGCTCCGGGACACATGATGATACTGGACCCAAAGGACTCGGATCTGGCGGTGTTTTGA
- a CDS encoding Zn-dependent hydrolase, translating to MTERSINRQRLRSTIEELGAIGLDPGGGRTRLALDDHEKEGRDTLVRWMRDAGLEVKVDPIGNIFGVLPGDEPGDPVTVGSHIDTVRHAGMFDGCAGVLSGLEILRTVKENALPHRLPLAVAAFTNEEGARFAPDMMGSLVLVGDASLEDMYSRTDDEGKTVEDELRRIGYAGSDRVMPSYYLELHVEQGPFLDLKAVPFGVVDGVQGIAWWHGRFKGQANHAGTTPMDMRHDALLAVSHLHVEMTELAKSIGGRATVGRIGIKPDIINVVPGEVSFTLDMRHPDAHRFAQMKFKAEEAMKNLANRFGLSLEFSKEADVHPVSFDKSLVSMIQSVADEHGLDSTHLWSGAGHDAQILSHAVPSAMIFVPSIGGKSHCPQEDSDFDQIADGADVMLECVLRLAE from the coding sequence ATGACGGAGCGTTCGATTAATCGGCAAAGGTTAAGGTCGACGATAGAGGAACTGGGGGCTATCGGCCTCGATCCAGGTGGAGGCAGGACCCGTCTCGCCCTTGACGATCACGAGAAAGAGGGCAGGGATACCCTGGTCCGCTGGATGAGGGACGCTGGTCTTGAGGTCAAGGTGGACCCTATCGGGAACATTTTCGGCGTTCTTCCAGGGGATGAGCCAGGGGATCCGGTCACCGTAGGATCCCACATAGATACGGTTCGCCACGCAGGGATGTTCGACGGCTGTGCTGGTGTCCTGTCGGGCCTGGAGATACTCAGGACCGTAAAGGAAAACGCACTTCCCCACAGGCTCCCTCTGGCTGTGGCGGCCTTCACCAACGAGGAAGGCGCCCGGTTCGCCCCGGACATGATGGGAAGCCTTGTCCTGGTCGGTGATGCCTCGTTGGAGGATATGTACTCAAGGACCGACGACGAGGGCAAGACGGTTGAAGATGAGCTCCGTCGGATCGGCTACGCCGGTTCAGACAGGGTTATGCCCTCTTACTACCTGGAGCTTCACGTCGAACAGGGGCCATTTTTGGACCTTAAAGCCGTGCCGTTCGGGGTTGTGGACGGGGTTCAGGGGATCGCCTGGTGGCACGGCAGGTTCAAGGGACAGGCCAACCACGCAGGGACGACCCCCATGGACATGAGGCACGATGCCCTTCTGGCGGTGTCCCACCTTCACGTGGAGATGACCGAGCTGGCAAAGTCCATAGGGGGACGGGCCACCGTGGGCCGGATCGGTATCAAACCGGACATCATAAATGTAGTTCCCGGTGAGGTCTCCTTCACCCTGGATATGCGCCATCCCGACGCCCACCGGTTTGCCCAGATGAAGTTCAAGGCAGAGGAGGCCATGAAGAATTTGGCGAACCGCTTCGGACTTTCTCTGGAGTTCTCCAAAGAGGCGGATGTCCATCCTGTCTCTTTCGATAAATCGCTGGTGTCCATGATCCAGTCCGTGGCCGACGAGCACGGCTTAGATTCGACCCACCTATGGAGCGGTGCGGGCCACGATGCTCAGATACTTTCACATGCGGTCCCGTCTGCGATGATATTCGTACCCTCTATAGGGGGCAAGAGCCACTGTCCACAGGAGGACAGCGACTTCGACCAGATCGCCGACGGAGCGGACGTCATGCTAGAGTGTGTGTTGAGGTTAGCGGAATAA
- a CDS encoding sodium:solute symporter family protein, giving the protein MSGLTLSSGIFVWFALGSFLSWQASKKTGPGVSEYFLANRTVGGLVSALTYSATTFSAFMMVGLVGLTYRTGVAALGFEFSYLIFTVFLLILFAPRYWAAGRAFNLVSPSELLSFRYGDKRVGFAASCLCLVMLIPYASVQLMGVGYLLETLSGGAIPFVVGSGLASAIAMVFCLSGMRSVAWTDSLQALVMLVASFMLIAFVMGEFFPQGFVRTLEATPELLKVNWSMSLFIGLTLPWAFFAVTNPQVVQRLYTPKNPKSLRNMILGFSFFGLIYTLICGLLGFSMAMISPGLENADQAMPLLLSKVPVALGLVVTVSIMAAAVSTLNSVILTLGSMFGRDVARPMFKGLSERGELMVGRIMIPVITLACFAFAQFRFDLIVVLSSMASGGLLMQLPAVIGAFFWKRATAWGALSSLVLGGSVVAFLSMANLKPLGQWPSVWGLAVSSLAFILVSLMTSPPETRLFFNGMDREIAKVKG; this is encoded by the coding sequence ATGTCCGGCCTGACACTGTCGTCCGGGATATTCGTCTGGTTTGCCCTGGGATCCTTTCTGTCCTGGCAGGCCAGCAAAAAGACCGGACCTGGCGTCTCGGAGTACTTTTTGGCGAACAGGACCGTCGGAGGGCTGGTCTCCGCCCTGACCTACAGCGCCACCACCTTCAGCGCCTTCATGATGGTGGGGCTAGTGGGGCTCACCTACAGAACCGGAGTCGCGGCGCTGGGATTCGAGTTCTCCTATCTTATCTTCACAGTGTTCCTTTTGATCCTCTTTGCCCCTCGCTACTGGGCTGCTGGTCGGGCGTTCAACCTGGTCAGTCCGTCGGAGCTTCTGTCCTTCCGTTACGGCGATAAGAGGGTTGGGTTTGCGGCGTCCTGCCTGTGTCTGGTCATGCTCATTCCCTACGCATCGGTCCAGCTCATGGGGGTCGGCTATCTCCTTGAGACCCTGTCCGGCGGTGCGATTCCCTTCGTGGTGGGCTCGGGCCTGGCCTCCGCTATCGCCATGGTATTCTGCCTGTCCGGCATGAGATCCGTAGCCTGGACCGACAGCCTTCAGGCCCTGGTGATGCTTGTAGCCAGCTTTATGCTCATAGCCTTCGTGATGGGAGAGTTCTTCCCTCAGGGTTTTGTGAGAACCCTGGAGGCGACGCCGGAGCTGCTTAAGGTGAACTGGTCCATGTCCCTTTTTATAGGTCTGACACTCCCCTGGGCCTTTTTCGCCGTGACCAATCCTCAGGTGGTCCAGAGGCTCTACACGCCCAAAAATCCAAAGAGCCTGAGGAACATGATACTGGGCTTCTCCTTTTTCGGCCTGATCTATACCCTCATATGCGGTTTGCTCGGCTTCTCAATGGCCATGATAAGCCCGGGACTGGAAAACGCCGATCAGGCCATGCCTCTGCTTCTGTCCAAGGTCCCGGTGGCGCTGGGACTGGTGGTGACGGTCAGCATAATGGCGGCCGCGGTGTCCACCCTCAACTCGGTGATACTGACCCTCGGCTCTATGTTCGGTCGCGACGTGGCGCGTCCCATGTTTAAGGGGCTCTCCGAGAGGGGAGAGCTGATGGTTGGACGGATCATGATCCCAGTCATAACCCTGGCCTGCTTTGCCTTTGCCCAGTTCCGTTTCGACCTGATAGTTGTGCTGTCCTCCATGGCCTCCGGTGGTCTCCTCATGCAGCTTCCCGCCGTTATAGGGGCGTTTTTCTGGAAAAGGGCAACCGCCTGGGGAGCGCTGTCCAGTTTGGTCCTTGGCGGGTCCGTGGTGGCCTTTCTCAGCATGGCAAACCTGAAGCCTCTGGGGCAGTGGCCCTCGGTGTGGGGGCTGGCGGTCTCCTCCCTGGCCTTTATCCTGGTTAGTCTCATGACCTCTCCACCGGAAACGAGGCTTTTCTTTAACGGAATGGATCGGGAAATCGCTAAGGTGAAGGGATAG
- a CDS encoding transcription repressor NadR — MGREERLNGLLEALESSEEPLSGGALAERLGVSRQAIVQDVATLRGRGVPVVAMSRGYRVDRSQDRPRRVMAVCHQAEQLYDELDLIVSLGGRVVDVFIDHPIYGEIRGNVDVSTGEEVRRFMTLMETTGRRPLLGLSGGFHLHTVEADSEELLDGIEEGLRQSGFLARF; from the coding sequence ATGGGCAGAGAGGAAAGGCTGAACGGGCTTCTGGAGGCTCTGGAATCGTCGGAGGAGCCGTTAAGCGGAGGGGCCCTTGCGGAACGGCTGGGTGTCAGCCGTCAGGCTATCGTCCAGGACGTGGCTACGCTGAGAGGAAGAGGGGTCCCCGTTGTCGCAATGTCTCGGGGGTATCGGGTAGATAGGTCCCAGGACAGGCCAAGGCGGGTGATGGCGGTCTGTCACCAGGCGGAACAGCTCTACGACGAACTGGATCTCATAGTCTCCCTGGGGGGGCGTGTGGTGGACGTCTTTATCGACCACCCCATCTACGGCGAGATAAGGGGAAACGTGGACGTTTCAACCGGCGAGGAGGTTCGGCGGTTTATGACGCTAATGGAGACCACCGGACGTAGGCCCCTTCTGGGGCTCTCCGGCGGGTTTCATCTCCACACAGTGGAGGCGGACAGCGAGGAACTCCTGGACGGCATCGAGGAAGGGCTAAGACAATCGGGCTTTCTTGCCCGATTCTGA
- a CDS encoding methyl-accepting chemotaxis protein: protein MKWHLRLQGKIIAFVLTVVLGVFVVIISASTYMSRGENVEQARQLAISRSREYANYIKAEFDVALEVARTLAYVMEGITEVGDGDRELANRLLVQTLRRHSGFVGIWTCWEPDAFDGQDQAYAYTTGHDDTGRFVPYWYRDGDKIDVEPLKGYTVPGDGDYYLIPLKGGKEAIIEPYYYEVAGKSVFMTTLSVPVEVKGKIAGVVGVDIAMDDVQAITKNTKLYDTGFGRLLTYQGTVAAHPDLARVGDVAGEIKVPGGEEVLGRIRQGDLWFDEAWSEALQETTLKAFAPVTIGTTGTPWSFGTVIRIDEVMGVANRLLYMTLYISLAGLILIVLAVWLIVKKITAPMRKVVEVAGRATEGDLTVSREEFGVRSKDELGDMADAIYAMITGQAETVAQIKAVASSISESSDTLSGISNDTSDSMDKIRSGLDRASELSQSNSASIEETTAGIEEVSSGAQNMARASSDGSAAGEKAGKIAQESVRKVDGVVKDLSEVEKRSEESAKSMGELASAVRDIAGFVDTITGIADQTNLLALNAAIEAARAGEAGRGFAVVAEEVRKLAEESNTAAGEVSKLIDTLESNTNRSISVTEETGRTMEKIVRRAEEAGKELNVALEEISKVIDAINSVASTAQEQAASSQEMASAMDQITVGTTEIAEFVQDMAKASEDTAKVAEALAERAKDMSHQGDDLMSQISRFKVSDVKQQGLKPLK, encoded by the coding sequence ATGAAGTGGCATCTTAGATTACAGGGCAAGATAATAGCTTTCGTCCTTACTGTAGTGCTAGGCGTGTTCGTCGTGATAATCAGTGCATCCACCTACATGAGCCGTGGAGAGAACGTGGAACAGGCCAGGCAACTGGCTATCAGCCGATCCAGGGAATACGCAAACTACATAAAGGCCGAGTTTGACGTGGCCCTAGAGGTGGCCAGGACTCTGGCCTACGTGATGGAGGGCATCACCGAGGTAGGCGATGGGGATAGGGAGCTGGCAAATCGCCTGTTAGTCCAGACCCTTCGGCGACACTCGGGCTTTGTGGGCATCTGGACCTGTTGGGAGCCCGATGCCTTCGACGGCCAGGACCAGGCCTACGCCTACACCACCGGTCACGACGACACCGGCAGGTTCGTCCCCTACTGGTATAGAGACGGCGATAAAATAGATGTAGAGCCTCTGAAGGGCTATACCGTCCCAGGTGATGGAGACTACTATCTGATACCTCTCAAGGGGGGTAAAGAGGCTATTATCGAACCGTATTATTACGAAGTGGCAGGTAAATCTGTTTTTATGACGACCTTATCTGTCCCCGTGGAGGTAAAGGGAAAGATCGCAGGTGTAGTCGGAGTGGATATAGCTATGGACGATGTTCAGGCTATAACCAAGAATACAAAGCTCTACGATACGGGTTTTGGGAGGTTGCTGACCTATCAAGGCACCGTCGCCGCCCACCCTGATCTGGCCAGGGTGGGAGATGTCGCCGGAGAGATAAAGGTTCCAGGAGGGGAGGAGGTCCTCGGAAGGATAAGACAGGGGGATCTATGGTTCGACGAGGCCTGGTCAGAGGCGTTGCAGGAGACCACTCTAAAGGCCTTTGCCCCGGTAACAATAGGCACTACTGGCACACCTTGGAGCTTCGGAACGGTGATAAGGATCGATGAGGTAATGGGAGTGGCGAACAGACTTCTCTACATGACCCTTTACATCTCTCTAGCTGGCCTGATCCTCATAGTCCTGGCGGTATGGCTGATCGTTAAAAAGATCACCGCCCCTATGAGGAAGGTCGTCGAGGTCGCAGGCAGGGCGACAGAAGGGGACCTCACCGTATCTCGAGAGGAGTTCGGAGTTCGCTCCAAAGACGAGCTAGGCGACATGGCCGACGCCATATACGCCATGATAACCGGCCAGGCGGAGACGGTGGCCCAAATAAAGGCGGTCGCCTCTAGTATCTCCGAATCGTCGGACACCCTGTCTGGAATCTCCAACGATACCAGCGATTCTATGGATAAGATCCGATCGGGCCTGGATCGGGCCTCGGAGCTCTCTCAGTCCAACAGCGCCTCCATAGAGGAGACCACCGCAGGCATAGAGGAGGTCTCCAGCGGTGCCCAGAACATGGCAAGGGCCTCCTCCGACGGTTCCGCCGCAGGGGAGAAAGCCGGGAAGATAGCCCAGGAGTCGGTCCGCAAGGTGGATGGAGTCGTCAAAGACCTGTCGGAGGTGGAGAAGAGGTCCGAGGAGAGCGCCAAATCCATGGGAGAGCTGGCCTCGGCGGTAAGGGATATCGCTGGCTTTGTGGATACCATAACGGGAATAGCGGATCAGACCAACCTCCTGGCCCTCAACGCAGCCATCGAGGCCGCCAGAGCTGGGGAGGCCGGTAGAGGTTTTGCCGTCGTCGCCGAGGAGGTCAGAAAGCTGGCGGAGGAGTCCAACACCGCCGCTGGGGAGGTCTCGAAGCTCATAGATACACTGGAGTCCAACACCAACCGGTCCATCTCTGTGACCGAGGAGACCGGCAGGACCATGGAAAAGATCGTCCGGCGAGCGGAGGAGGCGGGGAAGGAGCTTAACGTGGCCCTAGAGGAGATCTCCAAGGTCATAGACGCAATAAACTCTGTGGCCTCCACAGCTCAAGAACAGGCGGCGTCCAGCCAGGAGATGGCCTCCGCCATGGACCAGATAACCGTGGGCACCACAGAGATAGCCGAGTTCGTCCAGGACATGGCCAAGGCCTCCGAGGACACCGCCAAGGTGGCGGAGGCCCTAGCGGAGAGGGCGAAGGACATGAGCCACCAAGGGGACGACCTTATGTCCCAAATCTCTCGGTTTAAGGTATCCGACGTCAAACAGCAGGGCCTAAAGCCCCTGAAATAG
- a CDS encoding AbgT family transporter, translated as MNRFLDAVERGGNALPHPATLFLLFSMAVVFISELCFRAGVSAQYTTVSKGESQVVVKNAISLMNADGIRYMFSSAVSNFTGFAPLGTVLVAMLGVGVAEGTGFIGALIRKVVMGTPKQLITIVVVFLGVMSNVASDAGYVVLVPLGAIIFMNFGRHPLAGLAAAFAGVSGGFSANLLVGTIDPLLGGISTEAARILDPSYNVLATANYYFMVASTFLISFIGWFVVEKIVEPRLGEYSGSHKVSLDEQTAEERRGLRFATISIVIFVGIMLAMLLPEGGILRDQATGEILGRSPFVTSIVTVIMMFFLFPGVAYGLGAGTIKSDKDVVHAMSKSMSTMGGYLVLAFFAAQFIKYFSYTNLGVILAAKGAEFLQAINFTGLPLIIAFILVSAFINLFIGSASAKWAIMAPVFIPMLMQMGFTPEFTQVAYRIGDSTTNIISPLMSYFAVIVAFAQAYDEDAGIGTLISTMLPFSVCFLLGWTALLAIWFTLGLPIGIGVGIHM; from the coding sequence TTGAACAGGTTCCTGGACGCCGTCGAGAGAGGCGGAAACGCCCTCCCCCATCCCGCAACCCTGTTCCTGCTCTTCTCCATGGCGGTGGTCTTTATCTCCGAGCTCTGTTTCAGAGCAGGGGTCTCCGCCCAGTACACCACCGTGTCCAAAGGTGAGTCCCAGGTCGTCGTGAAGAACGCTATCAGTCTGATGAACGCCGACGGTATTCGCTATATGTTCTCCAGTGCTGTCAGTAACTTCACCGGCTTTGCCCCTCTCGGTACGGTCCTGGTGGCCATGCTGGGAGTCGGCGTAGCGGAGGGAACGGGCTTTATAGGGGCCCTTATCCGTAAGGTTGTCATGGGCACCCCTAAGCAGCTCATCACAATCGTGGTGGTCTTCCTGGGAGTTATGTCCAACGTGGCCTCCGACGCCGGATACGTCGTCCTGGTTCCCCTCGGTGCCATTATCTTCATGAACTTCGGCCGTCACCCCTTGGCCGGTCTGGCTGCCGCCTTCGCCGGAGTCTCCGGTGGTTTCTCCGCTAACCTGTTAGTAGGGACCATCGATCCCCTTCTGGGAGGGATCTCCACCGAGGCAGCAAGGATCCTCGACCCCAGCTACAACGTTCTAGCTACCGCTAACTACTACTTTATGGTAGCGTCCACCTTCCTGATCTCCTTTATAGGCTGGTTCGTGGTGGAGAAGATCGTCGAGCCTCGTCTCGGCGAGTACAGTGGATCCCATAAGGTCAGCCTTGACGAGCAGACCGCCGAGGAGAGAAGAGGCCTTCGCTTTGCCACGATCTCCATCGTCATCTTTGTCGGGATCATGCTAGCCATGCTACTGCCTGAGGGCGGAATCCTGAGAGATCAGGCCACCGGCGAGATTTTAGGCAGGTCTCCCTTTGTGACCTCCATAGTGACGGTCATAATGATGTTCTTCCTGTTCCCTGGGGTCGCCTACGGCCTGGGAGCTGGCACTATCAAGTCGGACAAGGACGTGGTTCACGCTATGTCCAAATCCATGAGCACCATGGGAGGATATCTGGTTCTGGCCTTCTTCGCCGCCCAGTTCATCAAATACTTCAGCTACACCAACTTAGGGGTCATCCTGGCCGCCAAAGGTGCCGAGTTCCTCCAGGCCATCAACTTCACCGGCCTGCCTCTGATAATCGCCTTCATCCTGGTGTCGGCTTTTATCAACCTGTTCATCGGCTCCGCCTCGGCCAAGTGGGCTATCATGGCTCCGGTGTTTATCCCTATGCTGATGCAGATGGGTTTCACCCCTGAGTTCACCCAGGTCGCCTACCGTATCGGCGACTCCACCACCAACATCATTTCGCCCCTGATGTCCTACTTCGCAGTTATAGTCGCCTTCGCTCAGGCCTACGACGAAGACGCAGGGATCGGTACCCTTATCTCCACCATGCTGCCCTTCTCGGTGTGCTTCCTGCTGGGATGGACCGCCCTTTTGGCCATCTGGTTCACCTTAGGCCTTCCTATAGGGATCGGCGTCGGCATCCATATGTAA
- a CDS encoding ABC transporter ATP-binding protein, whose translation MSLTGQPIVEVKNLKKYFHTKRGMLHAVDDVSFSILKGETLGLVGESGCGKSTLGRAMIRLLEATSGEVKFWGEDILKLSSSRMKEMRKKIQIVFQDPYSCLNPRLSVSELISEPLLVNKVFSNSADRIKKVKDLMDTVGLAQRLVNAYPHELDGGRRQRVGIARSLALSPEFIVLDEPVSALDVCIQAQVLNLLNNLQKEFGYTYVFISHNLSVVKHVSDRIAVMYLGSMVELTDYRSIFKDPLHPYTQALLSAIPIAKMDVDRSKRIILEGDVPSPIEPPAGCRFAGRCRYRQERCSIETPELRQIDPGRWVACHYAKELKETV comes from the coding sequence ATGAGTCTCACCGGACAGCCTATAGTGGAGGTAAAAAATCTAAAAAAATACTTCCACACGAAAAGAGGGATGCTTCACGCCGTGGACGACGTCTCCTTCTCCATACTCAAGGGCGAGACCCTTGGCCTGGTGGGAGAGTCGGGATGCGGTAAGTCCACTCTGGGGAGGGCCATGATCCGTCTTCTGGAGGCCACCAGTGGAGAGGTCAAGTTCTGGGGAGAGGATATCCTAAAGCTTTCTAGCTCTAGGATGAAGGAAATGAGAAAGAAGATACAGATAGTCTTTCAGGATCCCTATTCTTGCTTGAACCCCCGACTTTCCGTGTCGGAGCTTATCTCCGAGCCTCTGTTGGTCAACAAAGTTTTCTCCAACTCCGCTGACAGGATAAAAAAGGTGAAAGATCTCATGGACACCGTTGGATTGGCTCAGAGACTGGTAAACGCCTATCCTCACGAGCTCGACGGAGGCAGAAGACAGAGGGTAGGTATTGCCCGCTCTCTGGCCCTCTCTCCCGAGTTTATAGTCCTGGACGAGCCGGTATCCGCCCTTGACGTGTGTATTCAGGCTCAGGTTCTGAACCTGCTTAACAACCTCCAGAAGGAGTTTGGCTATACCTACGTGTTTATATCTCACAACCTCAGCGTGGTTAAACACGTATCCGACCGTATCGCCGTTATGTATCTCGGGTCGATGGTGGAGCTGACCGACTATAGGTCTATATTCAAGGATCCCCTCCATCCCTACACCCAGGCCCTTCTCTCGGCTATACCTATCGCCAAGATGGACGTGGACAGGAGCAAGAGGATCATACTCGAGGGAGATGTGCCGAGTCCTATAGAGCCTCCGGCGGGCTGCCGTTTTGCGGGACGCTGTCGCTATCGTCAGGAGCGGTGTTCCATCGAGACTCCCGAGCTCAGGCAGATAGATCCAGGAAGATGGGTCGCCTGTCACTACGCCAAGGAGCTCAAGGAGACGGTATAA
- a CDS encoding ABC transporter ATP-binding protein — protein MDDKKFILDIQDLTIHYVVESGTVHAVENLNLSLGYGENLGFVGETGAGKTTAALGIMRLVPDPPGKVIGGKIIFEGEDLLSKTESQMRAIRGGKISMIFQDPMTSLNPVITVDKQIAEMVLLHNDVTEQQALERAVEMLEMVGIKKERARDFPHQFSGGMKQRVVIAIALACNPALLIADEPTTALDVTIQAQVLELMKELRRKINTSLIMITHDLGIVAEMCDKVAIMYAGKVVEYASTEALFNRPAHPYTEGLFNSIPDLTEDEDELKVIKGLMPDPTDIPSGCSFHPRCPYAVETCSQEVPEMVEIEPGHFVACPVWGKKLLKDSAATEVK, from the coding sequence ATGGACGATAAAAAATTTATTCTCGATATACAGGACTTGACCATTCACTACGTCGTCGAAAGTGGCACTGTCCACGCCGTTGAAAACCTGAATCTCTCCCTGGGGTACGGCGAAAACCTCGGCTTCGTTGGAGAGACGGGAGCGGGAAAGACAACCGCAGCCCTCGGTATTATGAGGCTGGTTCCCGATCCTCCAGGAAAGGTCATTGGAGGCAAGATAATCTTTGAAGGGGAGGATCTGCTCTCTAAGACCGAGAGCCAGATGAGAGCCATTAGAGGTGGAAAGATCTCCATGATCTTCCAGGACCCTATGACCTCCCTAAACCCCGTCATCACGGTGGATAAACAGATAGCCGAGATGGTACTGCTCCACAACGACGTCACCGAGCAACAGGCCCTTGAGAGGGCGGTGGAGATGTTGGAGATGGTGGGTATCAAAAAAGAGAGAGCCAGAGATTTTCCTCATCAGTTCAGCGGAGGGATGAAACAGAGGGTGGTAATAGCCATAGCACTGGCCTGTAATCCCGCCCTTCTTATCGCCGACGAGCCGACCACCGCTCTGGACGTGACGATCCAGGCCCAGGTCCTCGAGCTGATGAAGGAACTTCGCAGAAAGATCAACACCTCCCTCATCATGATAACCCACGACCTGGGGATCGTGGCGGAGATGTGCGACAAGGTGGCCATAATGTACGCCGGTAAGGTCGTTGAGTACGCCTCCACCGAGGCGCTGTTCAACCGTCCTGCCCATCCCTACACCGAGGGGCTCTTCAACTCAATCCCCGATCTTACCGAGGACGAGGACGAGCTCAAGGTCATAAAGGGACTTATGCCCGATCCGACAGATATCCCTTCCGGCTGTTCGTTTCACCCTAGGTGTCCTTACGCTGTGGAGACCTGTTCTCAGGAGGTTCCTGAGATGGTGGAGATCGAACCGGGGCACTTCGTCGCCTGTCCCGTATGGGGAAAGAAGCTGCTTAAAGATTCAGCCGCCACGGAGGTGAAATAA